One genomic segment of uncultured Desulfobacter sp. includes these proteins:
- a CDS encoding ParB/RepB/Spo0J family partition protein, with protein MMNKKRKNTGLGRGISALIPDMEGPEVNSDFFFCNIDQLTPNRYQPRTRFSEEELGRLTQSIVEQGVLQPLLARKMDGAYELIAGERRLRAAKAAGLTQVPVIILDLTDEQVLEVSIIENIQRENLNVLEEAEAYFRLIDEFGYTQEKVAEKIGKNRSTIANLLRLRSLPEEIKESLIAEEISMGHARALLGAGAVENQLYLFKQVVEKQLSVRETERLVNQAKKQPQKIEKKITADEKQFLEETSSQISSRINSPVFIKKSGSRGRIEIKFSSGAEFNRLVELLSKIS; from the coding sequence ATGATGAACAAGAAGCGGAAAAACACCGGTCTGGGCCGGGGAATATCAGCGCTCATCCCCGATATGGAAGGACCTGAAGTCAATTCTGATTTTTTCTTCTGTAATATTGATCAGTTAACTCCTAACCGCTACCAGCCGAGAACCCGGTTCAGCGAAGAGGAACTGGGACGGCTGACCCAGTCCATTGTCGAGCAGGGGGTGCTCCAGCCCCTTTTGGCCAGGAAAATGGATGGTGCTTATGAGTTGATTGCCGGAGAGCGGCGTTTGCGGGCCGCAAAAGCAGCTGGGCTTACCCAGGTGCCTGTTATTATTTTAGATCTCACGGACGAACAGGTGCTGGAAGTTTCGATTATCGAAAATATTCAAAGGGAAAATCTCAATGTGCTTGAGGAGGCGGAAGCCTATTTTCGGCTTATTGACGAGTTTGGATATACCCAGGAAAAGGTGGCCGAGAAGATTGGCAAAAATCGGTCCACCATTGCCAACCTGCTGCGTTTGCGCAGCCTGCCCGAAGAGATCAAAGAGAGTCTGATTGCAGAAGAGATCAGTATGGGACATGCCCGGGCGCTGCTGGGGGCAGGCGCTGTTGAAAATCAGCTCTATTTATTCAAGCAGGTGGTGGAAAAACAACTGTCGGTGAGGGAAACTGAACGTTTAGTAAATCAGGCTAAAAAACAGCCCCAGAAAATTGAAAAAAAAATTACTGCGGACGAAAAACAGTTTCTGGAAGAGACCTCGTCCCAGATATCCTCCCGGATTAACTCCCCGGTCTTCATCAAAAAAAGTGGAAGCCGTGGAAGAATTGAGATCAAATTCTCATCCGGGGCCGAATTTAACCGTCTTGTGGAGTTACTGAGTAAAATTTCATGA
- a CDS encoding ParA family protein — protein MTQIISIANQKGGVGKTTTAVNLSASLAKLKKKVLLVDCDSQANATTALGVDKPSLEASLYDGLIGETGIEDMLLPTMLKGLTLVPANVDLIGFEVEMMSAAKREARLKEFLVPVADTFDFIIVDCPPALSLLTLNAFSASDSVVIPLQSEFFALEGLGQLLDTIKRIKNAFNSGLIIKGILLTMFDRRTNLSQNVVDDARQYFKDLVFKTKIPRNVKLAESPSYGLPVVLYDKTSPGAKSYMSFARELLKR, from the coding sequence ATGACTCAAATTATCAGTATTGCCAATCAGAAGGGCGGGGTGGGTAAAACCACCACAGCAGTCAATCTGTCTGCCTCCCTTGCCAAACTGAAAAAAAAAGTGCTGCTTGTGGATTGTGATTCCCAAGCCAATGCCACTACGGCACTCGGGGTGGACAAACCCAGCCTTGAAGCCTCTTTGTATGATGGGCTAATTGGAGAAACCGGCATTGAAGATATGCTTTTACCCACCATGCTCAAGGGTTTGACCCTGGTACCGGCCAATGTTGATCTCATTGGTTTTGAGGTGGAAATGATGTCTGCCGCCAAAAGGGAGGCCCGACTCAAGGAATTTCTGGTTCCCGTGGCCGACACCTTTGATTTCATTATTGTCGATTGTCCACCGGCGTTAAGTCTGTTAACGCTGAACGCTTTTTCCGCAAGCGATTCTGTTGTGATCCCCCTGCAAAGTGAATTTTTTGCCCTGGAAGGACTAGGGCAGCTTTTAGATACAATCAAGCGAATCAAGAATGCTTTTAATTCAGGCTTGATAATCAAAGGCATTTTGCTGACAATGTTCGACCGCAGAACCAATTTGTCCCAAAATGTGGTGGATGACGCCAGGCAGTATTTCAAGGACCTGGTGTTCAAGACAAAAATCCCCCGTAATGTGAAACTTGCAGAATCCCCAAGCTATGGTCTGCCGGTTGTTCTGTACGATAAAACATCACCAGGTGCTAAAAGTTATATGTCCTTTGCCAGGGAACTTTTAAAAAGATGA
- the ispH gene encoding 4-hydroxy-3-methylbut-2-enyl diphosphate reductase has protein sequence MKISIAKTAGFCMGVRRAVDMVLDASNKAKEPIYTYGPLIHNPQVLEMLESKQIFRMDTIPESGKGIVLIRAHGVPPQDEKALADAGFTVINATCPRVVRVQVIIDKYSKKGYDTIILGDEKHPEVIGLLGYARDKGHTVTSLDQLKALPRFEKAVVVAQTTQNTKIFADIQAWCRKNVSHYEIFNTICDSTEKRQNEVREMAGTHDAVIVVGGKFSGNTKRLAQVAAETGKPSMHIEQASEIDYESISNAQSIAITAGASTPNWIINDTCSNVEQAFRKKQPGRGKIMAVMNVLMKTNILLAAGAACLTLGSAMISGAQNPGIPALIAMFYILSMQIMNNMMTIRSDTYNKPDRAALYKQNKGSLLLVAFLSGAIGLFLAWTRGWGYFGVLLIMMLLGMSYTRTIFPSFSSGRKIYRLKDVPGSKTILIAVAWGMVTSLMPGVSLKANPGLTLVAFIFVTGLAFARTAFMDILAVQGDRIAGRETLPILLGKKKSLKFVNYALVATIVLPLILTVWVSPVVCGLALIPAFMLILTFRYKKDNDISANFYEFWFEFPLLLAGIIAAFG, from the coding sequence ATGAAAATTTCAATTGCTAAAACAGCTGGATTCTGTATGGGGGTCCGCCGGGCCGTGGACATGGTGCTTGATGCATCTAATAAGGCCAAAGAACCCATTTATACATATGGCCCTTTAATTCATAATCCCCAGGTCCTGGAGATGCTGGAAAGTAAACAGATTTTTCGGATGGACACCATTCCTGAATCCGGGAAAGGCATTGTACTCATTCGGGCCCACGGGGTACCGCCCCAGGATGAAAAGGCCTTGGCTGATGCTGGATTCACCGTGATTAACGCCACTTGCCCCCGGGTGGTAAGGGTCCAGGTGATCATCGACAAATATTCAAAAAAGGGCTATGACACCATTATCCTTGGCGATGAAAAGCATCCCGAGGTTATCGGCCTTTTAGGATATGCCCGGGATAAGGGGCATACCGTCACCAGTTTGGATCAGCTTAAAGCACTTCCCAGGTTTGAAAAGGCTGTGGTGGTGGCCCAAACCACGCAAAATACCAAAATTTTTGCGGATATCCAGGCCTGGTGCCGCAAAAATGTTTCCCATTACGAAATATTTAACACTATCTGCGATTCTACGGAAAAGCGGCAGAATGAAGTCAGGGAAATGGCCGGTACCCATGACGCCGTCATTGTTGTGGGAGGAAAATTTTCCGGAAACACAAAACGCCTGGCCCAGGTGGCGGCGGAAACCGGTAAACCGTCCATGCACATTGAACAGGCCTCGGAAATAGATTATGAATCCATTTCCAATGCACAATCCATCGCCATTACCGCAGGGGCCTCCACCCCTAACTGGATTATCAATGACACTTGCAGTAATGTGGAACAGGCATTCAGAAAAAAACAGCCCGGGCGAGGAAAAATTATGGCCGTGATGAATGTGTTGATGAAGACCAACATTCTCCTGGCCGCAGGTGCCGCCTGTCTGACCCTGGGATCAGCCATGATTTCCGGCGCACAAAATCCGGGCATACCAGCGCTTATTGCCATGTTTTATATTCTTTCCATGCAGATCATGAACAACATGATGACCATCAGGTCCGATACCTACAACAAACCGGACCGGGCAGCCCTTTATAAGCAAAACAAGGGATCGCTTTTGCTTGTGGCATTTTTGTCCGGTGCAATCGGGCTTTTCCTTGCATGGACAAGAGGATGGGGTTACTTTGGTGTACTGCTTATCATGATGCTGTTAGGCATGTCATATACCCGTACCATCTTCCCCTCCTTTTCCTCCGGGCGTAAAATTTACCGGCTTAAGGATGTGCCGGGATCAAAAACCATTCTTATCGCAGTGGCGTGGGGTATGGTTACAAGCCTGATGCCCGGGGTTAGCCTTAAAGCAAACCCGGGCCTGACCCTGGTTGCCTTTATTTTTGTCACGGGATTAGCGTTTGCCAGGACAGCTTTCATGGATATTCTGGCTGTCCAGGGTGACAGGATTGCAGGCCGGGAAACCCTTCCCATTCTTCTGGGTAAAAAGAAAAGCCTCAAATTTGTTAATTACGCCCTTGTGGCCACAATAGTTCTTCCTTTAATTTTAACGGTCTGGGTGTCCCCTGTAGTCTGTGGCCTTGCCCTGATACCGGCTTTCATGCTTATATTGACCTTTCGGTATAAAAAAGATAATGATATTTCCGCAAATTTTTATGAATTCTGGTTCGAGTTTCCCTTGCTGCTTGCCGGCATCATTGCCGCTTTCGGCTGA